In Bryobacteraceae bacterium, the following proteins share a genomic window:
- a CDS encoding DUF3179 domain-containing (seleno)protein — protein MNPLASDYRATLTRRGLLAVPALLYAAGDPELAWFFRAFNRDGAASDAALAEIGKSWRDGLAPMLIEYLRIVLHHSNSPVDPRRFVAFLEQRTGQSHGTDLHAWNRWMWSRPYQPHPKYAEFKGLLYANIDQRMREFFPPGVRSEVRLDQVEWGGVEVNGIPPLVNPKTVRASEASYLGNGNVVFGIEIGGEARAYPKRILAWHEMARDRIGGAELAIVYCTLCGAVIPWFAASGERRFTLGTSGLLYESSKLMFDDDTKSLWSTLQGRPVIGALAGSDIQLEFAPVVTTTWREWRESHPGTTVLAFDTGHDRDYSEGAAYHDYFATDRLMFEVSRHDKRLRNKAEILAIRLPGKTPLAISVSRLRKKPDLTIQHEGARIEIATTKAGASTVMVDGRRIPAHRAFWFGWYAQFPGARLVE, from the coding sequence ATGAATCCGCTGGCTTCCGATTATCGCGCGACCCTTACCCGCCGCGGGCTGCTCGCCGTCCCCGCGCTGCTCTACGCCGCCGGCGATCCCGAGCTCGCTTGGTTCTTCCGCGCCTTCAACCGCGACGGCGCCGCATCCGATGCGGCTCTCGCGGAGATCGGCAAGTCGTGGCGCGACGGGCTGGCGCCGATGCTCATCGAGTACCTTCGGATCGTGCTGCATCACAGCAACTCGCCCGTGGACCCTCGCCGTTTTGTCGCTTTTCTCGAGCAGCGCACCGGCCAGAGCCACGGAACCGACCTTCACGCCTGGAACCGCTGGATGTGGTCGCGCCCCTACCAGCCACACCCGAAATACGCAGAGTTCAAGGGGCTGCTCTACGCCAACATCGACCAACGCATGCGCGAGTTCTTCCCGCCGGGCGTGCGCAGCGAGGTCCGGCTGGACCAGGTGGAGTGGGGCGGAGTTGAAGTGAACGGCATCCCGCCGCTGGTGAACCCCAAGACCGTCCGGGCCTCCGAAGCTTCTTATCTAGGCAATGGGAACGTTGTGTTCGGGATTGAAATCGGCGGCGAGGCGCGCGCCTACCCCAAGCGCATTCTCGCCTGGCACGAAATGGCGCGGGACCGCATCGGCGGCGCCGAACTCGCGATCGTCTACTGCACGCTTTGCGGCGCCGTGATTCCCTGGTTCGCCGCCTCCGGCGAACGCCGCTTCACCCTCGGAACCAGCGGCCTTCTTTACGAATCGAGCAAGTTGATGTTCGACGACGATACGAAGTCGCTGTGGTCCACGCTGCAGGGCCGGCCGGTGATCGGTGCGCTCGCCGGCTCCGATATCCAGCTTGAGTTCGCGCCCGTGGTCACCACGACGTGGCGCGAATGGCGGGAGTCGCACCCCGGCACGACGGTGCTTGCGTTCGACACCGGCCACGACCGCGACTACTCCGAAGGCGCCGCCTACCACGACTATTTCGCAACGGACCGCCTGATGTTCGAAGTCTCCCGGCACGACAAGCGCCTCCGGAACAAGGCCGAGATCCTCGCCATCCGCCTGCCCGGCAAGACGCCGCTCGCCATCTCGGTGAGCCGCCTTCGCAAGAAACCGGACCTCACCATTCAGCACGAAGGCGCACGGATCGAAATCGCAACCACCAAGGCCGGAGCGAGCACCGTGATGGTCGATGGCCGCCGGATCCCCGCTCACCGCGCCTTCTGGTTCGGATGGTACGCGCAGTTTCCAGGCGCCCGGCTCGTCGAGTAG
- a CDS encoding YHS domain-containing (seleno)protein: MSKSLIALPLFVGLLAAAGPVGPVNTDSRGVAVEGYDPVAYFTAGEPTKGDPRLAHEWQGARYLFASAANLEAFKKDPAKYAPQYGGYCAYAVSKGSTAGISPKAWKVVDGKLYLNHRLARGKFEKDVPGNIARADENWPKIPKKPAKD, encoded by the coding sequence ATGAGCAAAAGTTTGATCGCGCTACCGCTATTCGTCGGCCTCCTCGCAGCCGCCGGCCCGGTCGGCCCCGTAAACACAGACTCCCGCGGAGTCGCCGTGGAAGGCTACGACCCCGTCGCATATTTCACCGCCGGCGAGCCCACCAAGGGCGACCCAAGACTCGCTCACGAATGGCAAGGCGCGAGGTATCTGTTCGCATCCGCTGCGAATCTCGAGGCGTTCAAGAAGGACCCCGCGAAGTACGCGCCCCAGTACGGCGGCTACTGCGCCTACGCCGTGAGCAAAGGTTCCACGGCGGGCATCTCACCCAAAGCGTGGAAGGTCGTCGACGGCAAACTGTATCTCAACCATCGCCTCGCCAGGGGCAAGTTCGAGAAGGACGTCCCCGGCAACATCGCCCGCGCCGACGAGAACTGGCCGAAAATCCCGAAGAAACCGGCGAAGGATTAG
- a CDS encoding pyridoxal phosphate-dependent aminotransferase, protein MKLAGRMNRILVETAFEVLVKARKLEAEGKSVIHLQIGEPDFDTPKHVREAAKQALDEGWTHYGPTQGLPDLREAIAEYVSRTRGIKVGPQHVSVVPGGKPIIFFPMMALLEEGDEVIYPNPGFPIYESMIAYHGATPVAMPLVEERGFSFDLDLFRSKLSDRTKMVVLNYPQNPTGGSIPPADIKAIAEMLRDRDVIVMADEIYSRIVYGDKPVSIAAEPGMLDKTIILDGFSKTYAMTGWRLGYGVMPEWLVQAVNKLMVNSNSCTASFTQRAGIAALTGPQDDAEAMVAEFRRRRDAFVAGLNTLPGFRCAMPEGAFYAFPNITGTGIPSKELADRLLYEAGVACLDGAAFGKYGEGYLRFSYANSLENLMEAVERIRRFLKSAT, encoded by the coding sequence ATGAAGTTGGCCGGGCGGATGAACCGGATCCTCGTGGAGACCGCGTTCGAAGTGTTGGTGAAGGCGCGCAAGCTCGAGGCCGAGGGCAAGAGCGTCATCCATTTGCAGATCGGCGAGCCGGATTTCGATACGCCGAAGCACGTGCGGGAGGCGGCCAAGCAGGCGCTCGACGAGGGGTGGACGCATTACGGGCCGACGCAAGGGCTGCCGGATTTGCGCGAGGCCATCGCGGAATACGTATCGCGGACCCGTGGGATCAAGGTGGGCCCGCAGCATGTGTCGGTGGTGCCGGGCGGCAAGCCGATCATCTTCTTCCCGATGATGGCGCTGCTTGAAGAGGGCGACGAGGTGATCTATCCGAACCCGGGCTTTCCGATCTACGAATCGATGATCGCCTATCACGGCGCGACGCCGGTGGCGATGCCGCTCGTGGAAGAACGGGGTTTTTCTTTCGATCTCGACCTGTTCCGGAGCAAGCTCTCCGATAGAACGAAGATGGTGGTGCTCAACTACCCGCAGAATCCGACTGGCGGATCAATCCCGCCGGCCGACATCAAGGCGATCGCCGAGATGCTGCGGGATCGGGACGTGATCGTGATGGCGGACGAGATCTATTCGCGCATTGTCTACGGCGACAAGCCGGTGTCGATCGCGGCCGAGCCGGGGATGCTCGACAAGACGATCATCCTCGACGGTTTCTCGAAGACCTATGCGATGACGGGGTGGCGTCTCGGATACGGCGTGATGCCGGAGTGGCTGGTGCAGGCGGTGAACAAGCTGATGGTGAACTCAAACTCGTGCACGGCGAGTTTCACGCAGCGCGCGGGGATCGCCGCGCTGACCGGTCCGCAGGACGACGCCGAGGCGATGGTGGCCGAGTTCCGGCGGCGGCGCGATGCATTCGTGGCCGGGCTGAACACGCTGCCCGGGTTCCGGTGCGCGATGCCCGAAGGCGCCTTCTACGCGTTTCCGAACATTACCGGCACGGGGATTCCATCGAAGGAGCTGGCGGACCGGCTGCTGTACGAGGCAGGCGTGGCGTGCCTGGATGGCGCGGCGTTTGGCAAGTACGGCGAGGGGTACCTGCGGTTCAGCTATGCGAATTCGCTCGAGAACCTGATGGAAGCTGTGGAGCGGATCCGACGGTTCCTGAAGTCCGCGACCTAA
- a CDS encoding OB-fold domain-containing protein, with protein MRGVVYTETVVHSAPEQLVNEAPYQIAIVELEGGGKVTGRVWGETVKIGDAVEFVERVDGVPRFVKTAK; from the coding sequence ATGAGGGGCGTGGTCTACACGGAAACCGTGGTGCATTCGGCGCCGGAGCAGTTGGTGAACGAGGCGCCCTACCAGATCGCGATCGTGGAACTGGAGGGCGGCGGGAAAGTCACCGGACGGGTGTGGGGAGAGACGGTGAAGATCGGCGATGCGGTAGAATTCGTCGAGCGGGTGGACGGCGTTCCGCGGTTCGTGAAAACAGCGAAATAA